The Streptomyces uncialis genomic interval GTCGTCAACCCGCCCGCCCTTGTCGGCGCCGGGGCACCGAGCGCATCCGGCGGGGGCCCCTGGGCCGCCACCGGCCATCAGCCCTACCTGAACCCGAACACGCCGGAGCCGACGACCTTCGGGAGGAGCCTGTGACCCGCACCCTGAGCCGGTCGGCCGACCCGCAGCCCGCGATCGGGGAGCGGCTCCGTGCCCGCCTCGACGCCCGGCTCGCCGCTCGCGGCATAGACGCCGGCACCCCGCTGCCGCCAAGCGCCCCCGAACCGAACCCGGCGCTGGAAGCCGCGCAGAAGCGGATCCCGTACGACTACCGGACCGCCTCCGCCGCCCACCCGGACGTCACCGCCTGGGTGCGGACCATCGCCGGGTCGGCGACCGCCCCGTACGCGGACTCCCTCCAGCCGCACTACGGCACGGCCGGGCGGCGGGTGGTCGCCCGCGGACCGTCGCTGCTGCTCTGGGGCCCGACCGGAACCGGCAAGACGCACGAGGCCTTCGGGGCGATCCGCTCGCTGACCGACGCCGGGTGCGCGGTGCCCTGGCAGGCCACCACCGCCGCCGACCTCTACGGCGAGATGCGCTCCCGCGGCGTCGCGGACCCCGAGGTCCTGCTCCGCCGCATCATGCGGGTCCCGGTCCTTCTCCTGGACGACCTCGGCGCGGCAAAGAACTCGGAGTGGACCGAGGAGGTCACGTTCCGGCTGCTGAACTGGCGGGCGCAGAATCGTTTCCCCACGCTGATCACCAGCAACCTGCCCCCGGTCCGCACCCAGGGCATCCCGCCTGGGCAGCCGGTGCTGCGCGACCGGGTCGGCGACCGGGTACTGTCCCGCCTGTCCGGCATGTGCACCGCCGTGGAACTCACCGGCCCGGACCGCCGCTTCCAGGCCCACTGACCCGCCCTTCCCGGCATCTGACCTCCGGCGCGACGGCCCACGCCCGCGCCCCTTGCCCGCCCCGCCTCCCGAACACGCGCATCCCGCCCTCGCGGTGACACGTGTCCGCCGACGGCCCCATGAGGCGTACTCCGGAGACCCCCTTGCGCTACATCACCACCATCGACGCCACCCGCCCCGCGCTTCGCGGGATCGCCGACCACAGCTGGCACGCCCGCGCCCTCTGCCGCGGCCTGGCCCCCCAGCGGGCGGACGAGCTGTTCTTCCCACGGCCGCGCAATCACAAGGCCATCGCCCAGGCCAAGTCGATCTGCGGCGGCTGCCCCGTCAAGCGCGACTGCTTCAACCACGCCCTCGACAACTGCATCAAAGAGGGCGTCTGGGGCGGCCTGACCGAAGCCGAACGCCGGGCCTGGCAAGCGAAGATCAGCAAAAGGCTCGACTACGCGCGGGTACGGGCCGCGTTCTTCGGCCGGGACGTCCACCTGTCCGCCGCGGAGCGGGAGGCCGTCACCCGTCACGCCCACGTCCGCGGCTGGACCCCCGAGCGCCTCGCCTACACCCTCCAGCTCGACCTCGACTACGCCCGCGACCTCATGCGCGAGGCCGCCCACGCCGTCGAGGACCGCGACCGGTACTGGGACCTCTACGGCACCACCGAGGACCAGGGCGAGGACGAGGCGGACGCCACGGTCGTCACACCCGACGACGAGCAGCCCTGCGACGAGGAGAGCACCCCGCCAGTGTCCTCGCCGGTCCCCGGACACATCCACACCCAGGCACTGATCGCCGCGCTCGGAAAGGCCGCATGACTTCCCGCACCACCGCGCACGCTGTCATCCCCGTCCCGCGTACTCCTGCTCCCGGCCCGCTCGG includes:
- a CDS encoding ATP-binding protein, producing the protein MTRTLSRSADPQPAIGERLRARLDARLAARGIDAGTPLPPSAPEPNPALEAAQKRIPYDYRTASAAHPDVTAWVRTIAGSATAPYADSLQPHYGTAGRRVVARGPSLLLWGPTGTGKTHEAFGAIRSLTDAGCAVPWQATTAADLYGEMRSRGVADPEVLLRRIMRVPVLLLDDLGAAKNSEWTEEVTFRLLNWRAQNRFPTLITSNLPPVRTQGIPPGQPVLRDRVGDRVLSRLSGMCTAVELTGPDRRFQAH
- a CDS encoding WhiB family transcriptional regulator yields the protein MRRTPETPLRYITTIDATRPALRGIADHSWHARALCRGLAPQRADELFFPRPRNHKAIAQAKSICGGCPVKRDCFNHALDNCIKEGVWGGLTEAERRAWQAKISKRLDYARVRAAFFGRDVHLSAAEREAVTRHAHVRGWTPERLAYTLQLDLDYARDLMREAAHAVEDRDRYWDLYGTTEDQGEDEADATVVTPDDEQPCDEESTPPVSSPVPGHIHTQALIAALGKAA